In a genomic window of Candidatus Tanganyikabacteria bacterium:
- a CDS encoding DNA alkylation repair protein — translation MPAPNVTARKPAAKPRMTLAEVMDELARSGSEQTRKTYARHGAAEPMFGVSFATLKALMRRIGVDHDLALALWETGNYDARNLAVKIVDPPRLSSAELDRWAHEASAGCYYTDSLAAEGPLGAQKLSEWLAARDERTRAAGWTLLGTLAQRDATLPDALFAERLAEIARNIHEAPNDEREAMNDAVIAIGCRSAALREAALDAAMRIGKVEIDHGDTACKTREAATYIAKAWEHSTSKGFESPAAHERTREVPRRRC, via the coding sequence ATGCCCGCCCCGAACGTCACCGCACGCAAGCCCGCCGCCAAGCCGCGGATGACGCTGGCCGAGGTGATGGACGAGCTCGCGCGGTCGGGCTCGGAGCAGACGCGCAAGACCTACGCCCGCCATGGCGCGGCCGAGCCGATGTTCGGTGTGAGCTTCGCGACGCTCAAGGCGCTCATGAGACGCATCGGGGTTGACCACGACCTGGCGCTGGCCCTCTGGGAGACCGGGAATTACGATGCCCGGAACCTCGCGGTCAAGATCGTCGATCCCCCGCGCCTCTCGTCGGCCGAACTCGACCGCTGGGCGCACGAGGCCTCGGCGGGGTGCTACTACACCGACTCCCTCGCGGCCGAGGGGCCGCTCGGGGCGCAAAAGCTTTCCGAGTGGCTCGCGGCGCGCGACGAACGCACCCGCGCCGCCGGCTGGACGCTGCTGGGGACCCTGGCCCAGCGGGACGCGACTTTGCCGGATGCGCTCTTCGCGGAGCGCCTGGCCGAGATCGCACGCAACATCCACGAGGCGCCAAACGACGAGCGCGAGGCGATGAACGACGCCGTCATCGCCATCGGCTGCCGGAGCGCCGCCCTGCGGGAGGCCGCCCTGGATGCCGCCATGCGTATAGGCAAGGTCGAGATCGACCATGGCGACACCGCGTGCAAGACGCGGGAAGCCGCGACGTACATCGCGAAGGCCTGGGAACACTCGACCAGCAAGGGCTTCGAGTCGCCGGCCGCGCACGAGCGGACCCGCGAGGTGCCCCGGCGGCGCTGCTGA
- a CDS encoding DUF1697 domain-containing protein has translation MTYVALLRGINVGGKNPVDMKRLKATFERAGMAGVITYINSGNVIFRHPSPDARALATTLERAIAADFGLEIKVLLCDGAAVIALAAALPDQWVNDAETKCDALFLWEDVDEPGLVERLPIRPGIDEIRYAPGALLWRAERQNLARSGILKLSRTDLYQRMTVRNCNTLRKLADLVRHVAAGAD, from the coding sequence GTGACGTACGTGGCCCTGCTCCGCGGCATCAACGTCGGCGGCAAGAACCCGGTCGACATGAAGCGGCTCAAGGCCACCTTCGAGCGCGCCGGCATGGCGGGCGTGATCACGTACATCAATTCGGGAAACGTGATCTTCCGGCACCCGTCGCCCGACGCCCGCGCGCTCGCCACCACGCTGGAGCGGGCCATCGCGGCCGATTTTGGCCTTGAAATCAAGGTCCTTCTTTGCGATGGGGCCGCCGTGATCGCCCTGGCGGCCGCCCTGCCCGACCAATGGGTCAACGACGCGGAAACCAAGTGCGACGCGCTGTTCCTCTGGGAGGACGTGGACGAACCCGGACTCGTCGAACGGCTCCCGATCAGACCCGGAATCGACGAAATCCGCTACGCGCCCGGCGCGCTACTCTGGCGCGCCGAGCGGCAGAACCTCGCCCGGAGCGGCATTCTCAAGCTATCGCGCACCGACCTCTACCAGCGAATGACCGTGCGCAACTGCAACACGCTGCGCAAACTCGCCGATCTCGTCCGGCACGTCGCCGCGGGAGCCGATTGA